One stretch of Actinacidiphila sp. DG2A-62 DNA includes these proteins:
- the rpsS gene encoding 30S ribosomal protein S19: MPRSLKKGPFVDDHLIKKVDVQNEAGTKNVIKTWSRRSMIVPAMLGHTIAVHDGRKHVPVFVTESMVGHKLGEFAPTRTFRGHEKDDRKSRRR, from the coding sequence ATGCCGCGCAGTCTCAAGAAGGGGCCCTTCGTCGACGACCACCTGATCAAGAAGGTGGATGTCCAGAACGAAGCCGGCACCAAGAACGTCATCAAGACCTGGTCCCGCCGCTCGATGATCGTCCCGGCGATGCTGGGCCACACGATCGCGGTGCACGACGGCCGTAAGCACGTCCCGGTGTTTGTCACTGAGTCGATGGTCGGCCACAAGCTCGGCGAGTTCGCGCCGACCCGCACCTTCCGCGGCCACGAGAAGGACGACCGCAAGTCGCGTCGTCGCTGA
- the rplP gene encoding 50S ribosomal protein L16: MLIPRRVKHRKQHHPKRDGMAKGGTELAFGEYGLQAVTPAYVTNRQIESARISITRHIKRGGKVWINIYPDRPLTKKPAETRMGSGKGSPEWWIANVKPGRVMFELSFPNEKTAREALTRAAHKLPMKCRIVRREAGES; the protein is encoded by the coding sequence ATGCTGATCCCCCGCAGGGTCAAGCACCGCAAGCAGCACCACCCCAAGCGCGACGGCATGGCCAAGGGCGGCACGGAGCTGGCGTTCGGCGAGTACGGCCTGCAGGCCGTCACGCCCGCCTACGTGACCAACCGGCAGATCGAGTCCGCTCGTATCTCCATCACCCGTCACATCAAGCGCGGCGGCAAGGTCTGGATCAACATCTACCCGGACCGCCCGCTGACCAAGAAGCCGGCCGAGACCCGCATGGGTTCCGGCAAGGGTTCGCCGGAGTGGTGGATCGCGAACGTCAAGCCCGGTCGGGTGATGTTCGAGCTGTCCTTCCCGAACGAGAAGACTGCGCGCGAGGCGCTCACCCGCGCCGCGCACAAGCTTCCGATGAAGTGCCGCATCGTGCGGCGCGAGGCAGGTGAGTCGTGA
- the rplV gene encoding 50S ribosomal protein L22 produces MEARAQARYIRVTPMKARRVVDLIRGMDATEAQAVLRFTPQAASEPVGKVLASAIANAAHNYDHTDAESLFISEAYVDEGPTLKRFRPRAQGRAYRIRKRTSHITVVVASKEGTR; encoded by the coding sequence ATGGAAGCCAGGGCCCAGGCGCGGTACATCCGCGTCACGCCCATGAAGGCCCGCCGCGTGGTGGACCTCATCCGTGGCATGGACGCCACGGAGGCTCAGGCGGTCCTGCGTTTCACCCCGCAGGCCGCGAGCGAGCCGGTCGGCAAGGTGCTCGCCAGCGCCATCGCCAACGCCGCGCACAACTACGACCACACGGACGCCGAGTCGCTGTTCATCAGCGAGGCGTACGTGGACGAGGGCCCGACCCTGAAGCGGTTCCGCCCGCGTGCCCAGGGCCGCGCCTACCGCATCCGCAAGCGGACGAGTCACATCACCGTGGTCGTTGCCAGCAAGGAAGGGACCCGGTAA
- a CDS encoding family 16 glycosylhydrolase, whose protein sequence is MAAHRARRYSLGGLVLLAAAALVSAVLVSTTGPASGRAHAAGTVTWSDEFDGAAGSAPDPAKWTHETGGSGNGNHELEYYTDSTSNASLDGQGHLVITARKNTDPGLSCWNGPCQYTSARLNTASTFTQSYGHFEARIKIPRGQGMWPAFWMMGDDIGKVGWPDNGELDVMENIGKEPGTVHGTIHGPGYSGANGLGAPSTLPGGKAFADDFHTFAVDWTPGAITWSVDGTAYETRTPADAGGNKWVFDHPFFMILNLAVGGDWPGGPDGATAFPQSMVVDYVRVSASDGGSSTSGGSSTGATSGGSSTGATSGGSASGGSTGGSGAGHTGPITGIGGMCVDVAGASTADRTPIQLHNCTGNPAQQWTIGADGTVRALGKCLDVDGASTADGAVVQLYTCNGTKAQQWTYTAAHDLTNTGADKCLDAKDNSSADGTRLQTWTCSGGANQKWTAA, encoded by the coding sequence ATGGCAGCACATCGCGCACGCCGGTACTCGCTCGGCGGACTCGTCCTGCTGGCCGCCGCGGCACTCGTCAGCGCCGTCCTGGTGTCCACCACCGGCCCCGCCTCCGGCCGGGCGCACGCGGCCGGGACGGTGACCTGGTCGGACGAGTTCGACGGCGCCGCCGGCAGCGCGCCCGACCCGGCCAAGTGGACCCACGAGACCGGCGGCAGCGGCAACGGCAACCACGAGCTGGAGTACTACACCGACTCGACGTCCAACGCCTCGCTGGACGGCCAGGGCCACCTGGTGATCACCGCACGCAAGAACACCGACCCCGGCCTCAGCTGCTGGAACGGCCCCTGCCAGTACACCTCCGCGCGGCTGAACACCGCGAGCACCTTCACCCAGTCCTACGGGCACTTCGAGGCGCGCATCAAGATCCCGCGCGGCCAGGGCATGTGGCCGGCGTTCTGGATGATGGGCGACGACATCGGCAAGGTCGGCTGGCCCGACAACGGCGAGCTGGACGTGATGGAGAACATCGGCAAGGAGCCCGGCACCGTGCACGGCACGATCCACGGCCCCGGCTACTCCGGCGCGAACGGCCTCGGCGCGCCCTCCACGCTGCCCGGCGGCAAGGCGTTCGCCGACGACTTCCACACCTTCGCGGTGGACTGGACCCCCGGCGCGATCACCTGGTCGGTGGACGGCACCGCGTACGAGACCCGGACGCCGGCCGACGCGGGCGGCAACAAGTGGGTGTTCGACCACCCGTTCTTCATGATCCTCAACCTCGCGGTCGGCGGCGACTGGCCGGGCGGCCCCGACGGCGCGACCGCCTTCCCGCAGAGCATGGTCGTGGACTACGTCCGCGTCTCGGCCTCCGACGGCGGCTCCTCGACGTCCGGCGGCTCCTCCACCGGCGCCACGTCCGGCGGCTCCTCGACCGGCGCCACGTCCGGCGGCTCGGCCTCGGGCGGCTCCACCGGCGGCTCCGGCGCCGGGCACACCGGACCCATCACCGGCATCGGCGGCATGTGCGTCGACGTCGCGGGCGCCTCGACCGCCGACCGCACCCCGATCCAGCTGCACAACTGCACCGGCAACCCCGCGCAGCAGTGGACCATCGGCGCCGACGGCACGGTCCGCGCGCTCGGCAAGTGCCTGGACGTCGACGGCGCCTCGACCGCGGACGGCGCCGTCGTGCAGCTCTACACCTGCAACGGCACCAAGGCGCAGCAGTGGACGTACACCGCCGCGCACGACCTGACCAACACCGGCGCCGACAAGTGCCTCGACGCCAAGGACAACTCCTCGGCGGACGGCACCCGGCTGCAGACCTGGACCTGCTCCGGCGGCGCCAACCAGAAGTGGACGGCCGCCTGA
- a CDS encoding PIG-L family deacetylase, which produces MERKIGGGPSRRGLLAAMGAGFAGLGALSGLTGCAPAERGHGGAPDPTATQPYDAGAAPARVVQVLAHPDDDLYFMNPDTLHSLQAGVPVVSVYVTAGESTGVNHEPYEPRHRHRHDRPAYSSARHQGLRQAYATMLGRPHFTPWRRDTLDLACGIRVEVDTLDHATLVFLQVSMHELSATGSLPIMWQQAGATLPYVDAEGAPAGAAGRAVWTHDKLVTALAGLFEQYRPTEVRTLDPDPDVQVHDRTHPTSSDQPGYSDHRDHTATALFAWKALDHWVARRAERDGTVPAFTVTAYRGYYNQRWPFNLPPATVALKGRFLFQYGGDQTWACGNPGGCGDYGQGRNFPLHNPKGWIRSTRVRHPGPRRVVLPAAGPSGGAPGGTEAGAGTGTGTGAGTGTGTGKGAGTGTGGARVAYEVLGLRAVRRTETAPGVWGPPQDLGGGPLAPAISAVRDGAGRTLLLALRFSVLEGDGGGDLRDLVVWEEGRGWTPLGTPDRAGDRGRRTGSPVAVTAPDGRVHLFARNAAKGVSTRVRDASGRWSRWRDLGGAEVQEGLAVLADASGRVHVFASGRDTVHHWGQSRPGADVEFRPLPVALPRPSDPPSAVLTPRGAIRLTYPRPASARPHEALLRL; this is translated from the coding sequence GTGGAACGGAAGATCGGCGGGGGGCCGTCGCGGCGCGGGCTGCTGGCGGCGATGGGGGCGGGATTCGCGGGACTGGGCGCGCTGTCCGGGCTGACCGGCTGCGCCCCGGCCGAGCGGGGACACGGCGGCGCGCCGGACCCCACGGCCACCCAGCCGTACGACGCGGGCGCCGCCCCCGCGCGGGTGGTGCAGGTGCTCGCGCACCCGGACGACGACCTGTACTTCATGAACCCCGACACGCTGCACTCGCTGCAGGCCGGCGTGCCGGTGGTGTCGGTGTACGTGACGGCCGGCGAGTCCACCGGCGTCAACCACGAGCCGTACGAGCCGCGACACCGCCACCGGCACGACCGGCCCGCCTACTCCTCGGCCCGCCACCAGGGCCTGCGGCAGGCGTACGCGACGATGCTCGGCCGCCCGCACTTCACGCCGTGGCGCCGCGACACCCTCGACCTGGCCTGCGGGATACGCGTGGAGGTCGACACCCTCGACCACGCCACGCTGGTCTTCCTCCAGGTCTCGATGCACGAGCTGAGCGCGACCGGCAGCCTGCCGATCATGTGGCAGCAGGCCGGAGCGACGCTGCCGTACGTCGACGCCGAGGGCGCCCCGGCCGGCGCCGCGGGCCGGGCGGTGTGGACGCACGACAAACTGGTGACGGCGCTGGCCGGACTGTTCGAGCAGTACCGGCCGACCGAGGTCAGGACGCTGGACCCGGACCCCGACGTCCAGGTGCACGACCGCACCCACCCCACCAGCAGCGACCAGCCCGGCTACTCCGACCACCGCGACCACACCGCCACCGCGCTGTTCGCGTGGAAGGCGCTGGACCACTGGGTGGCGCGGCGCGCCGAGCGCGACGGCACGGTCCCGGCCTTCACCGTCACCGCCTACCGCGGCTACTACAACCAGCGCTGGCCGTTCAACCTGCCGCCGGCCACCGTGGCGCTCAAGGGCCGCTTCCTGTTCCAGTACGGCGGCGACCAGACGTGGGCCTGCGGCAACCCCGGCGGCTGCGGCGACTACGGACAGGGCAGGAACTTCCCGCTGCACAACCCCAAGGGGTGGATCCGCTCCACCCGGGTCCGCCACCCCGGGCCGCGCCGCGTGGTGCTGCCCGCGGCGGGCCCGTCCGGCGGCGCCCCAGGCGGGACGGAAGCGGGAGCGGGGACAGGAACGGGAACGGGAGCGGGGACGGGAACGGGGACGGGAAAGGGAGCGGGGACGGGGACAGGCGGCGCGCGGGTCGCGTACGAGGTGCTGGGCCTGCGGGCGGTGCGCAGGACCGAGACCGCGCCGGGCGTGTGGGGGCCGCCGCAGGACCTGGGCGGCGGACCGCTCGCCCCGGCGATCTCCGCGGTGCGCGACGGCGCCGGCCGCACCCTGCTGCTCGCGCTGCGCTTCTCGGTGCTGGAGGGCGACGGCGGGGGCGACCTGCGCGATCTGGTGGTGTGGGAGGAGGGCCGCGGCTGGACCCCGCTGGGCACCCCGGACCGGGCCGGCGACCGCGGCCGGCGCACCGGCTCGCCGGTCGCGGTGACCGCCCCGGACGGCCGGGTGCACCTGTTCGCGCGCAACGCCGCCAAGGGCGTCAGCACCCGGGTCCGCGACGCCTCCGGCCGCTGGAGCCGCTGGCGCGACCTGGGCGGCGCCGAGGTCCAGGAGGGCCTGGCGGTGCTGGCCGACGCGTCCGGCCGGGTGCACGTCTTCGCCTCCGGCCGCGACACCGTGCACCACTGGGGGCAGTCCCGCCCGGGCGCGGACGTGGAGTTCCGCCCGCTGCCGGTCGCGCTCCCCCGCCCCAGCGACCCGCCGTCCGCCGTGCTCACCCCGCGGGGCGCGATCCGCCTGACCTACCCCCGCCCGGCCTCCGCCCGCCCGCACGAGGCGCTGCTGCGGCTGTGA
- the rplD gene encoding 50S ribosomal protein L4: MSTSNTIDILSPAGDTAGTVELPAEIFDAKVSIPLIHQVVVAQLAAARQGTHKTKTRGEVRGGGKKPYRQKGTGRARQGSTRAPQFAGGGVVHGPVPRDYSQRTPKKMKAAALRGALTDRARHNRIHVVTGVVEGETPSTKAAKSLLGKISDRKNVLLVVERADEAGWLSARNLPQVHILDAGQLNTYDVLVSDDVVFTKAAFDRFTGNGAAETEGSDA, from the coding sequence ATGAGCACCTCGAACACCATCGACATCCTGTCGCCTGCCGGCGACACCGCCGGGACCGTAGAGCTCCCGGCCGAGATCTTCGACGCCAAGGTCAGCATCCCGCTGATCCACCAGGTCGTCGTCGCGCAGCTGGCCGCCGCCCGCCAGGGCACGCACAAGACCAAGACGCGTGGCGAGGTCCGCGGTGGCGGCAAGAAGCCGTACCGCCAGAAGGGCACCGGCCGCGCCCGCCAGGGCTCGACCCGCGCGCCGCAGTTCGCCGGCGGTGGCGTCGTGCACGGCCCCGTGCCGCGTGACTACTCGCAGCGGACCCCGAAGAAGATGAAGGCCGCCGCGCTGCGCGGAGCCCTCACCGACCGGGCCCGCCACAACCGGATCCACGTCGTGACCGGCGTCGTCGAGGGCGAGACCCCGTCGACCAAGGCCGCGAAGAGCCTGCTCGGCAAGATCAGCGACCGCAAGAACGTGCTGCTGGTCGTCGAGCGCGCCGACGAGGCCGGCTGGCTGTCCGCGCGGAACCTGCCCCAGGTGCACATCCTGGACGCGGGCCAGCTCAACACCTACGACGTGCTGGTCTCCGACGACGTGGTCTTCACCAAGGCCGCCTTCGACCGCTTCACCGGTAACGGCGCCGCCGAGACCGAAGGGAGCGACGCCTGA
- the rpmC gene encoding 50S ribosomal protein L29: MAAGTKATELRQLGDEELVGKLREAKEELFNLRFQAATGQLENNSRLKTVRKDIARIYTLMHERELGIETVETVENA, from the coding sequence ATGGCGGCCGGTACCAAGGCGACCGAGCTGCGGCAGCTCGGCGACGAGGAGCTCGTCGGCAAGCTGCGCGAGGCCAAGGAGGAGCTGTTCAACCTCCGCTTCCAGGCGGCCACCGGACAGCTGGAGAACAACTCCCGGCTCAAGACCGTCCGCAAGGACATCGCCCGGATCTACACGCTGATGCACGAGCGCGAGCTGGGCATCGAGACCGTGGAAACGGTGGAGAACGCCTGA
- a CDS encoding beta-1,3-glucanase family protein, producing the protein MTRPIPRGTSRHQRPMTRRRLFTALCGAAVAGPVASVLAPDALARGSRAEPSAQTAADAGGLPLTIANATGGYDNASVYVYIVGTKDGTQVRVTPDGGLAPVALADNGPDGFTDYAIPLAGSGETVLKLPYLSGRIYVSLGGKLTFKAVADGDGRPALQYPAGWVSADPSYRVLHDCAEFTYDASGLYCNATMVDMFSVPLAIRLTGAADQSTGALKDGGRARVFAAVRAVPEFAKLVVDDLRVIAPGHGLDAGLFAADYFDDAVDEVWSAYAGRDLTVTTYAGAFTGRVSGDRLAFTGPASVSFARPSTRDVLFCDGALAAPNDGTSGPVAAVLGAGFNRSTLLTRPDQPSTDPATFYADPVTNHYAKALHAATVDAKAYGFAFDDVAGFASYIQDPKPTAMRLTVGPL; encoded by the coding sequence ATGACCCGCCCGATCCCCCGCGGCACGTCCCGCCACCAGCGGCCGATGACCCGGCGCCGGCTGTTCACCGCGCTGTGCGGCGCGGCGGTAGCGGGCCCGGTGGCCTCCGTGCTCGCACCGGACGCGCTGGCCCGCGGCAGCAGGGCCGAGCCCTCCGCGCAGACCGCCGCCGACGCCGGCGGTCTGCCGCTGACCATCGCCAACGCCACCGGGGGCTACGACAACGCGTCGGTGTACGTGTACATCGTCGGGACCAAGGACGGCACGCAGGTGCGGGTCACCCCGGACGGCGGCCTCGCGCCGGTCGCGCTCGCCGACAACGGCCCCGACGGCTTCACCGACTACGCGATCCCGCTCGCGGGCAGCGGCGAGACGGTGCTGAAGCTGCCGTACCTGTCGGGGCGGATCTACGTCTCGCTGGGCGGCAAGCTGACGTTCAAGGCGGTCGCCGACGGCGACGGGCGGCCCGCGCTGCAGTACCCCGCGGGCTGGGTCTCCGCCGACCCCTCGTACCGGGTGCTGCACGACTGCGCGGAGTTCACGTACGACGCCTCGGGCCTGTACTGCAACGCCACGATGGTGGACATGTTCAGCGTGCCGCTGGCGATCCGGCTGACCGGCGCGGCCGACCAGAGCACCGGCGCGCTCAAGGACGGCGGCCGGGCGCGGGTCTTCGCCGCGGTCCGGGCGGTGCCGGAGTTCGCGAAGCTCGTGGTGGACGACCTGCGGGTGATCGCGCCCGGCCACGGCCTGGATGCCGGGCTGTTCGCCGCCGACTACTTCGACGACGCGGTGGACGAGGTGTGGAGCGCCTACGCCGGCCGGGACCTCACCGTCACCACGTACGCCGGCGCCTTCACCGGGCGGGTCAGCGGCGACCGGCTCGCCTTCACCGGGCCCGCGTCCGTCTCCTTCGCCCGCCCCTCCACGCGCGACGTGCTGTTCTGCGACGGCGCGCTGGCCGCGCCCAACGACGGGACGAGCGGCCCGGTCGCCGCGGTCCTCGGCGCCGGCTTCAACCGCTCGACGCTGCTGACGCGGCCCGACCAGCCCTCGACCGACCCGGCGACCTTCTACGCCGACCCGGTCACCAACCACTACGCGAAGGCGCTGCACGCCGCCACCGTCGACGCCAAGGCGTACGGCTTCGCCTTCGACGACGTCGCGGGCTTCGCCTCGTACATCCAGGACCCGAAGCCGACCGCGATGCGGCTGACCGTCGGACCGCTGTGA
- the rplW gene encoding 50S ribosomal protein L23: MAELNEPTVTETLPTSKTFTDPRDLLIKPVVSEKSYALLDENKYTFVVDPRANKTQIKQAVEAVFQVKVTGVNTINRQGKRKRTRTGFGKRANTKRAIVTLAEGDRIDIFGGPVS, from the coding sequence ATGGCCGAGCTGAACGAGCCCACCGTGACCGAGACCCTGCCGACCAGCAAGACCTTCACGGACCCCCGTGACCTGCTGATCAAGCCGGTGGTCTCGGAGAAGAGCTACGCGCTGCTGGACGAGAACAAGTACACGTTCGTCGTCGACCCGCGTGCCAACAAGACCCAGATCAAGCAGGCCGTCGAGGCGGTCTTCCAGGTCAAGGTCACCGGGGTCAACACGATCAACCGGCAGGGCAAGCGCAAGCGCACCCGCACCGGTTTCGGGAAGCGCGCCAACACCAAGCGCGCCATCGTGACCCTTGCCGAGGGCGACCGCATCGACATCTTCGGCGGCCCGGTCTCCTGA
- the rplC gene encoding 50S ribosomal protein L3, giving the protein MAKQIKGILGEKLGMTQVWDENNRVVPVTVVKAGPNVVTQVRTNDTDGYESVQLAFGEIDPRKVNKPLKGHFAKADVTPRRHLVELRTSDAAEYSLGQEVTAEVFEAGVKVDVTGKSKGKGFAGVMKRHNFGGLGAGHGVQRKHRSPGSIGGCATPGRVFKGLRMAGRMGNERVTTQNLTVHAVDAEKGLLLIKGAVPGPNGGLVLVRTAAKGA; this is encoded by the coding sequence ATGGCTAAGCAGATCAAGGGCATCCTGGGCGAGAAGCTCGGCATGACCCAGGTCTGGGACGAGAACAACCGTGTCGTCCCGGTGACCGTCGTCAAGGCCGGCCCCAACGTCGTGACCCAGGTGCGCACCAACGACACCGACGGCTACGAGTCGGTCCAGCTCGCCTTCGGCGAGATCGACCCGCGCAAGGTGAACAAGCCCCTCAAGGGCCACTTCGCCAAGGCCGACGTCACTCCGCGCCGCCACCTGGTGGAGCTGCGGACCTCCGACGCCGCCGAGTACAGCCTCGGCCAGGAGGTCACGGCCGAGGTGTTCGAGGCCGGCGTGAAGGTCGACGTGACCGGCAAGAGCAAGGGCAAGGGCTTCGCCGGTGTCATGAAGCGGCACAACTTCGGCGGCCTCGGCGCCGGTCACGGCGTGCAGCGCAAGCACCGCTCCCCGGGCTCCATCGGCGGCTGCGCCACCCCGGGCCGGGTGTTCAAGGGCCTGCGGATGGCGGGTCGCATGGGCAACGAGCGGGTGACCACCCAGAACCTGACCGTCCACGCCGTTGACGCGGAGAAGGGCCTGCTCCTGATCAAGGGCGCGGTTCCTGGTCCGAACGGCGGCCTCGTCCTGGTCCGCACCGCGGCCAAGGGGGCCTGA
- the rplN gene encoding 50S ribosomal protein L14, translating to MIQQESRLRVADNTGAKEILCIRVLGGSGRRYAGIGDVIVATVKDAIPGGNVKKGEVVKAVVVRTVKERRRADGSYIRFDENAAVILKNDGDPRGTRIFGPVGRELREKRFMKIVSLAPEVL from the coding sequence GTGATCCAGCAGGAGTCGCGACTGCGCGTCGCCGACAACACTGGTGCCAAGGAGATCCTTTGCATCCGTGTTCTCGGTGGCTCGGGTCGCCGCTACGCGGGCATCGGTGACGTCATCGTCGCCACCGTCAAGGACGCGATCCCCGGTGGCAACGTGAAGAAGGGCGAGGTCGTCAAGGCTGTCGTCGTGCGCACCGTCAAGGAGCGCCGCCGTGCCGACGGCTCGTACATCCGCTTCGACGAGAACGCGGCGGTCATCCTCAAGAACGACGGTGACCCGCGCGGCACCCGCATCTTCGGCCCCGTCGGCCGTGAGCTGCGCGAGAAGAGGTTCATGAAGATCGTCTCGCTCGCGCCGGAGGTGCTGTAA
- the rpsJ gene encoding 30S ribosomal protein S10 encodes MAGQKIRIRLKAYDHEVIDSSAKKIVETVTRTGAQVAGPVPLPTEKNVYCVIKSPHKYKDSREHFEMRTHKRLIDILDPTPKTVDSLMRLDLPAGVDIEIKL; translated from the coding sequence ATGGCGGGACAGAAGATCCGCATCCGGCTCAAGGCCTACGACCACGAGGTCATCGACTCCTCGGCGAAGAAGATCGTCGAGACGGTGACCCGCACTGGTGCGCAGGTCGCGGGCCCGGTGCCGCTGCCCACTGAGAAGAACGTGTACTGCGTCATCAAGTCGCCGCACAAGTACAAGGACTCGCGCGAGCACTTCGAGATGCGCACGCACAAGCGCCTGATCGACATCCTCGACCCGACGCCCAAGACCGTTGACTCGCTGATGCGCCTGGACCTGCCGGCCGGCGTCGACATCGAGATCAAGCTCTGA
- the rplB gene encoding 50S ribosomal protein L2 has translation MGIRKYKPTTPGRRGSSVADFVEITRSTPEKSLVRPLHSKGGRNNAGRVTVRHQGGGHKRAYRVIDFRRHDKDGVPAKVAHIEYDPNRTARIALLHYADGEKRYILAPARLQQGDRIENGPGADIKPGNNLPLRNIPVGTTIHAIELRPGGGAKISRSAGASVQLLAKEGTMATLRMPSGEVRMVDVRCRATIGEVGNAEQSNINWGKAGRMRWKGVRPTVRGVAMNPVDHPHGGGEGKTSGGRHPVSPWGQKEGRTRAPKKASNKYIVRRRKTNKKR, from the coding sequence ATGGGTATCCGCAAGTACAAGCCGACGACCCCGGGCCGTCGTGGCTCATCCGTCGCCGACTTCGTCGAGATCACGCGGTCCACGCCGGAGAAGTCGCTGGTCCGCCCGCTGCACAGCAAGGGCGGCCGTAACAACGCCGGTCGTGTGACCGTTCGCCACCAGGGCGGCGGCCACAAGCGCGCCTACCGTGTCATCGACTTCCGTCGGCACGACAAGGACGGCGTGCCCGCCAAGGTCGCGCACATCGAGTACGACCCCAACCGCACCGCGCGCATCGCGCTGCTGCACTACGCCGACGGCGAGAAGCGCTACATCCTCGCCCCGGCCCGCCTGCAGCAGGGCGACCGGATCGAGAACGGTCCGGGCGCCGACATCAAGCCGGGCAACAACCTGCCGCTGCGCAACATCCCGGTCGGTACCACGATCCACGCGATCGAGCTGCGGCCCGGCGGCGGCGCCAAGATCTCCCGCTCCGCGGGCGCTTCGGTGCAGCTGCTGGCGAAGGAGGGCACCATGGCCACCCTTCGCATGCCGTCCGGCGAGGTCCGGATGGTCGACGTCCGCTGCCGCGCCACCATCGGCGAGGTCGGCAACGCCGAGCAGTCGAACATCAACTGGGGCAAGGCCGGCCGCATGCGCTGGAAGGGCGTCCGCCCGACCGTCCGCGGCGTCGCCATGAACCCGGTGGACCACCCGCACGGTGGTGGTGAGGGCAAGACCTCCGGTGGTCGCCACCCGGTCTCCCCGTGGGGTCAGAAGGAGGGTCGTACTCGTGCTCCCAAGAAGGCGAGCAACAAGTACATCGTCCGCCGCCGCAAGACGAACAAGAAGCGCTAG
- the rpsQ gene encoding 30S ribosomal protein S17 codes for MSENNVTETTEQRGFRKTREGLVVSDKMDKTVVVAVEDRVKHALYGKVIRRTNKLKAHDEQNAAGIGDRVLLMETRPLSATKRWRVVEILEKAK; via the coding sequence ATGAGCGAGAACAACGTGACTGAGACGACCGAGCAGCGCGGCTTCCGCAAGACCCGCGAGGGTCTCGTGGTCAGCGACAAGATGGACAAGACCGTGGTGGTCGCCGTCGAGGACCGCGTCAAGCACGCCCTCTACGGCAAGGTCATCCGCCGCACCAACAAGCTGAAGGCCCACGACGAGCAGAACGCCGCGGGCATCGGCGACCGCGTCCTCCTGATGGAGACCCGGCCGCTGTCCGCGACGAAGCGCTGGCGCGTCGTGGAGATCCTGGAGAAGGCCAAGTAA
- the rpsC gene encoding 30S ribosomal protein S3 produces the protein MGQKVNPYGFRLGVTTDFKSRWYADKLYKDYVKEDVAIRRMMTQGMERAGISKVEIERTRDRVRVDIHTARPGIVIGRRGAEADRIRGDLEKLTGKQVQLNILEVKNPEMDAQLVAQAVAEQLSSRVSFRRAMRKSMQGTLKAGAKGIKIQCGGRLGGAEMSRSEFYREGRVPLHTLRANVDYGFFEAKTTFGRIGVKVWIYKGDVKNIAEVRADNAAARAGNRPARGGGNERPQRRGGERGGRGRRPQGEPAAAAAAPRGDAAPAAAEAPAAAETPGTES, from the coding sequence ATGGGCCAGAAGGTTAACCCGTACGGGTTCCGGCTCGGTGTGACCACGGACTTCAAGTCCCGCTGGTACGCCGACAAGCTGTACAAGGACTACGTCAAGGAAGACGTCGCCATCCGCCGGATGATGACGCAGGGCATGGAGCGGGCCGGCATCTCCAAGGTGGAGATCGAGCGCACCCGCGACCGCGTCCGCGTCGACATCCACACCGCCCGGCCGGGCATCGTCATCGGCCGCCGCGGCGCGGAGGCCGACCGCATCCGCGGCGACCTGGAGAAGCTGACCGGCAAGCAGGTCCAGCTGAACATCCTCGAGGTCAAGAACCCGGAGATGGACGCGCAGCTGGTGGCCCAGGCGGTCGCCGAGCAGCTGTCCTCCCGCGTCTCCTTCCGCCGTGCCATGCGCAAGAGCATGCAGGGCACGCTGAAGGCCGGTGCCAAGGGCATCAAGATCCAGTGCGGCGGCCGCCTCGGCGGCGCCGAGATGTCCCGCTCGGAGTTCTACCGCGAGGGCCGGGTCCCGCTGCACACGCTGCGCGCCAACGTGGACTACGGCTTCTTCGAGGCCAAGACCACCTTCGGCCGGATCGGCGTCAAGGTGTGGATCTACAAGGGCGACGTGAAGAACATCGCCGAGGTCCGCGCGGACAACGCGGCCGCCCGCGCCGGCAACCGCCCGGCCCGCGGCGGCGGCAACGAGCGTCCGCAGCGCCGCGGCGGCGAGCGCGGCGGCCGTGGCCGTCGTCCCCAGGGCGAGCCGGCCGCCGCTGCCGCGGCCCCCAGGGGCGACGCGGCTCCTGCCGCCGCCGAGGCCCCGGCCGCGGCCGAGACCCCCGGAACGGAGAGCTGA